The Anomalospiza imberbis isolate Cuckoo-Finch-1a 21T00152 chromosome 2, ASM3175350v1, whole genome shotgun sequence nucleotide sequence CTCATGCTCATTGCACAAAAATGCTACTTTTGTTTAATTCTAATAGTGTAAAAAACCAGGACAATTCAAAAGACCCATAACCACATCAAACCAAGCTCTATTATTTTGCATAATATATATCTATTATATTTGCAAAATGCCAGTTTCATTTCCTGCAGTAGCCTAGCACACAGACCTGCTTGTGCCGCACTTTTGGAGGCCAGGGTTCTCTAAGAGTCTTTATATCCATCACACTTCACGAGACAACAGCACGATGAGGCTCAACAGATTGTCAGTACATCACAAATTAAATTGAGGATTGAGCTTAATAAATGTTTGACTCAACTGGAACAAACCTTACTAATCTAGTAAGCTTGCCTGTATGCACTTTAGGTCAGATAATTTCAAATCCACAGCTCACATCCTAGTTTTACACAtcctaagaaaataaaacacatttaaaattgACCTATTGCCAtcaaaaatttactttttagCAATCCttcttttccagaagaaaaatggtCTGTTGGAAAGTTTTTCAGCTACCACTTGAGAGCTGACTGTACCTTGCTCTTCAGGGAGTTGGAATGATTGCCACAGAATTGTCAGCTTGCCCAGTTTAAGTGTGTGAATTCAACATTTGCTGGAAAGAGGAGCAGGTATCACTAGCTCTGTCTGGATTTAGTTTGGGGCTGTGGTTAGATGCTCACTACAGAAGGAGCAGTGTTACTATCCGATattcctgccctggggctgcttgTTGCAACCCCACAGCTCAGTCGGTGGAAAAGTTCATGTGACTGTTTACCATCTGCTCAATGCAAAATCAGCTGGCTTAATTTGAAGAGCCCTTATTGTCAGCCAGAGGCAAATGCTCCATGACtgtctctgcagggctgtgccaaaGCTACTCTTATCAGATTTGTAACCAGCCTGCAGTTATATTTTTGACCTCCCCTTGAGACAAGGCCGAATATATTCCAAAGTTCTTTAAGTGATGCTAACCAAGATAAAAACTAAACTCTCCTGTATGAGCCTATCCAAAAGCAGAATGCAGTTCTGAGCTACCTGCCTTGAGGCAGAATTATAGCCCACCATTCTCAAACAACACAGGGcctgcagaatttttaaatatcCAGACACCTGAACAGGTAAATACTGTAGTGAGAAATCCAATGAGCTGCTACTACAACTTCAATTGCTAGATCACTGTAGTTGAGGAGATTTTCTTCTCAACAGATGTTGCTTAATTACCAGTGTGTTATCATGCTGTAAAGCAATTCATTCATGCTCATAAGAAGTTCTGTCAAATACAtaccataaaataaaattaaaggcAGCTGAAGTCAGAACCAGCTTGGTATTAGCACAAGTCTAATTTTGCAAAGCGGCTGTTCCGCATCTAATTACAAAAATCAGTAGGAAAACTGACATGCACTAGAAGAGAATAGCTGCTCAATCCTGCACCCTGTAATGAGATTATTTGTGAAGCATTCAAAAGGCATAGATCTAATCCAGGGTCACCTGGCTAAATCAGCCATATTAGATCTTAAAACCTGTCAGTCAGTGGAACTACCATGGTTGCAGAAGAGGAAACCAACTTCACATTGCAAACTGTGCCTGATGAGGATCCTTTTGTCTTGTGGAATTACTGGTATATAATTCCTTCATTTTGTGATGCTTCTATACTATATATTTGCACCAGTATTTCTGCCACAGTATAAAAGTAGTTTTACCCTACCATATTGTCACTTCTCTACCACCACTGTATCACAGGCTGTCTGTACAAAAAAATAGCCAAGTGTGTCATGAGTTTCTCCCTCCATGAGCCTCAGCAACGGAGCTGGGTATGGAATTGGTTTTCATGTCCTCTTTGTTTTAATCACATCAGGACATTTTTACTCAAAACTTGTGACAGAACTATAATCTTGATAGAAGAATAATATCAGATGTTTCATTTAGACATCTCTGGTatcttatattttaatttacagaCACTAAAATTACAGTGAAATTAGAACTGCCATAAAACCGAGCTTAGAAAATGTAACCTTTGATCATATGtcctttttctcccattttctcctgGGAAAACTTGTCAAATTCACTTACCTCACAAATACTGAAGTTTTTGAAAAACTTTCTTGCTATGAGAAATACATTTTGTGTACAAAATCTACCCAGTTGTactttttatgaaaaaaaatcaagagtgAAAACAATCAGCCTGCAAACTAAACCAGATGAGAATCCACTAACTTCAGTGCTAGGTAATTCTTTGACGTCAGACTTTTCACCAGTAACAGTAAAGTAAGAATATATAAATTCCTGACCTTGTCACAGCACTGCCATTGTTTAAAAACTTCCTGCACTTGGCAACTCACCTTTGTTGGATTTTGGTAGTTCACATGAGCCGCTTCCAATCTTTCGCTTTTTCTTCGAGACAGCCGAATTTTTCCTGTCAAAGGTAATAGGACTGTATTGAGGGAGGCTGTTGAATTTCTTTGCAAATTCTTCTTCCAATTTTGCTAAGCTAAATGGGAAACAAAACCATTCACATTAAATGTAACTCTTTctggagaaaaaatatattgtttaaGAGCATGTctgtgtatacacacacaccctTCTAcacagagagaggggaaaatcaGGTAAGTACACACACTGTAAACACCAAACCAGTATATATTAATCCAACTTTGGAATGACAATGTacatttctgcttctgcatTTGTAACAGTGCAAATTGATTACCGTAGTAGCATAtgttaaaattagaaaaaaaaatagtgtcaTACTGGTGACATTTAGCTCCGTTTGCTGCACAGATTTGTAAAAGAGATTTGTCTGTTCTGTGAGGGGAATAAACAAAGACAgtaaaaacaataaataaaccAATAAAATAACTTCACATAAAAGTTCTTACACCAGAAtgaaaacagcatttcaaaCCAGAAGAAGAATGTCAAACTAATAAATCTTCTGTGGATATTTTGAAACATGAAGCTTTGGGGTGGGAATTAGTTTTGTATTTGTTCTGGGTGATTAGATTTTCTCCCCTCGTATTTCATTTGCTGTGAGATGAAAAATGCAACTAGTTTATGCTTTCATGAAAGCCAACATGCCTCATACTGCAGCTTAACCTGAATGACTGTCAGCAGATTAACAACAACTCAAGAAATCCACAGACAAGCTATGACTGTTCCTAATAGtcagaagaaagcaaagcacTCAAAAGAGGATGGCACACCATTTCCAGCTGTAATAACTACACTGGCTTGCATTAGCACTCTGTTCCTGCAAATTTTTGCATCCAGGCAGAAGCAGAAATTGTGTTTTAGTAAAAGGCAAGCACACAGTTAGGCAGGTTATAAATAGCACTGTCAATGCTAGGGGAACAATGACATCTTTCACTTGTTTTTAATTCTCCTTGCTATGAAAAACCTCAATTTGACAGAAGTTGGCATGACTGTTGGAAGGATGGCTCTAATACACTTGGAAGTATCACATGACACATGGTACTTCTCTATACTTCCTGAAGCAGCACTTCaaacaaattacattttaaaagctttagTACACAGAAAGATacctcatttttttctccttaattaTTACTTCTCTCAGGAAGCAATTTTCCATCTTAAAATACAGCCTTTGCAGACCAGGTGCATGGTgagatttgtttgtttgcataCACATGTTTGATTTTGGTTCTGAATCACAAAGGTCTCTGACATCAGTAGTGCTTGGTACTGCtacctttttctctttcacacAGATGTTCCCCGACAACCACAAAACCATCCGATATTCTGCGctgactcagctcctctccccctgtCTGTTCCTAcctgcctcagctcctgccccGAGGGCAtgtgaggggctgcagctctAATTGGGAAGGCCAAACCTCATTTGACAGAGGATGAGCTGCCTTCCTGGCTAGGAATTTATAACTTGTGTGATGTGCAGGCAATGGGGTGTGCTGCTATCTCTGTGTCAGcgattaattatttaaaaaaataaaaaatcattcAAACTGTCATGAATTTTAAGAGCCTCTCAGAAGCTTGGTTAGACACATGTATCTGAGCTGAGGTGTTCATGCTGCACAGCCTAGTCCTGCCAGGAGATACATGCAGGTAGAGCCCTGCTTGGCAAAGGAGCGGGCTCTACATGGGGAAAGCACATCTGACCCGGAATATCAGGGAAATGCGTGAAGCTACTAATGGGGAAGGTAAGAGCACACAgggaaaattaagaaaattatgtCATTTTGAAGGGGTGAGCACCCTTTCACCAACACATGTACAAAATGAGGCTGAAATATGAtgctgaggggagcagagcgAGTTAAGTGGAGCAGGTAGAGGTAAAACCAGCTCTTCAAGTAGCCAGAAGACCAGGTCATGAAATGGGATACGGGATACCTTCTCCAGCACTTATGCTTCACACATTCTTAATTCTGTCTTTACAGAGTTCAGTAAATAATCTTGTTTAATGATGCAACTGAATAAAGATGAAAGATtggaaaatatgtattttctcaTCCAGCCAGCTAATGAGGGTAGGGTTGAATGAATGATTTAGGCAATCTTCCTAGGTACTCGTTGAATAAATAATGTACAACTACTTTCTTTTATGCTATGAGATGCGATCAGTTTTCCCACCATTATGTGGGAAAAGCTTCAATCTttcaacttaaaatatttccaaaactTATACAAAGCTCGAAAAATGCAGTGTTCCATTTTTTCTTAACTATTTTTTCTTGACTATTCCAATAAACAAGACTTGGGGATTCCCACTGATTTAATATGTTTGCTGAAACTGAGCTGCAATTAGATGTTACATAAACTACGTTGTGAAAAGGGTACTGCAAACCTGTAAAACCAAACATAATTTTAAGCATGAAATATGGAAAAACTCCCCCTTTTACATACATTTTCCCATCTGCAAGAATTTGCAATTATAAATGGCTACCCAGATTTAAATACTGCACCTACAGCTAAATACATCTGTAATACTCTGACAAAAAACACTGCTTATATACTAGAAAAGTAATTCTGTGGCGCCTTGCTAAATTTTAATGCATCTATACTCATTAATTGTTTTTAagatatatttaatttcatcaTGGTGGACATAAACAGTTTAAATATCTTTACAATAGAAAAATCACATATCTATCATAATTATTTGCCAACATAAGAACTTTGTTTACTATTCCTCTGTAAGCAATCTCTCCAAGTGGAGAAGGATATCTATTCTTTTTAGTCTAATCTGGTTTATGATGATTCAACACCTACACAGAACTTTAAATAGTGCTTGCAAAATACTCTGAAAATATAAGTAACCCTCTTCACTACTTTTTGAGCAGGTAAATACTGTGTGGTTTGTTTAGAACTGAGCAAATTCAAATTCACTTATAGTGGTGTAAAGCAGGAAAGATCTCAAAGGAGTTACTTTGCTATGTAAACAACGGGTATTTAGAGCATGACTCAGTCCAACAGAGTTTTCCATTTTTGGAATCGGGATTATTTGTGTGTTAGATGCAGGTCACTTAGCTGCAGTGAGGAGGACTCACTCTTAAATTATTAGGCTAACCTAACTAAAACATCAAACAGTGTTAAGCCACAACTTACCCAAAAACAAACTCTTCCTTTGGCTTagtctttttcagttttttgctCCCACTTGTCCCACTTGGGGAAAAGGCCCAGATTTCTTCATTCCAGCATCCTTCATGATCTGAGGAGTTACCTTTTCCTGAGCTTCTTTTTCCTGTGATGAAGGCAGAAAATTGTTTCTCaactttagaaaaatattccaaaacaAAGAGGTCTCAGAAGAAACTTGTGTACCCAGTGAGTATGACAACTTATGAAGCCTGACCTTTAAGGCAGttacaaaacatttttcattttaaactgGGCAATGATGATATTGACAACTATTCTGCATCCCCTGTCCTGTCTTTTCCTGGACTATCTTAATAGTTGGGATCTCTTAAGgtataaagaagaaaaagatgaagagaTATGCAGTAATAAGCTTCCCTAAattacaaacatattttttcttttctaagtgTTCTAATTACACATATAAATCTACCAGTTGGAAAAATACACTTCCTGAAATATCTGAAAGCTTCCAGATATTATCTCAAATTTGTCCTTCCACAAGATAAAGGGTTCTCACTTACTGCCTACAGCAAAACtaacaaccaaaccaaaaccagaacacATTTGCTTCTTGCAGGATTGAGAACTATGCTCACAACCACATGAGTTGTTTATATAGACACAAGGTAATTGTTTGGGGTTATGTACATCACAAGTCCCACACACATCTATCAGCAGGCTGACAAATTAAACAACAAAGCCTTCAGTCAAGAAGTTAAAACTCAGATCACGAAAGACGAAAATAGAGCAGTTAGGGGTTTGTGAGGTAAGCAGGAACACAGATCGCAAGACTTCAAAAGACTTGCCCTGGAACATGGAGTCCAGTCACTCTACCTGTCCCTATCATCTCAGGTGGCCAGACACAACATTCCCACTGCACACTGCTCAAACTCCAGCTTAAACAtggatttttgcttttcctcccGCTCCAGGCAGGCTTTTGCAGCTCATGCTGTAAACAAAACACTCAAAGCCACCCACCTCTGTCCACATTAGCGCGCAGAGATGTGAGCATGCCCTCTGACACCAGAGTTTTATAAAGAGCACCTTTGCAAGATCTCTCTGATTTCCTGGAGCCACAGGTTTCTATCTTTTTAACACAGTCACTGTCCTCAGTTTTGACCTGTTCTGGTAAGCTTTGGGGTACCACCTCCTCTGTTGGGGTCAGTGGTTCCACTTTAATGTTATCAGAAGCCTCACACGGTACTTCCTTGCCTGCTTCAATACTAAGGAAATCGGGAGGCTTGGATTCTTTGGTGGTCTCCATTGGTTTCTCctttgatgttttcttttctttcgatttcacttttttctttggTGATTTTGTATCCAACATGCTTCCCTTCACATTTGAGACAGGGCGGGTTTTTTTACGGGGAGTATCCGCGAGTCTCTCAGCACCCCAGTCCCCCTTGGCCACAGCTTCAATTGTGTACATTACACTTTCAATGTCCGACTCGGAGGACTGCCTCTTTTTACaagattttttgggggtggaTTTTTCATTTGTGTGCCGGTccagcttattttttttctttttcttctttatctttTCTGGCTTTAGCCCAAGGATAGTAATTTCACTCATGAAAAGCTCTGGAGAACGGCACGTGTGATCCTTTGTGTTATCCTTTCTCTCAAAAGGACTGCTTTCCATTGCAAGACTAGTAAAATCCCTGCATTTTGCAGTTTCTGATTCCTCATCTTTTGTTTCATCTgggttttgcattttttctatCTCGGATTGTTCTACTTTTCCATTACTGGAGTCTTTTACTATTGTATTCTCCAGTTCTACTTCCATGTCCTCTGAAACTTCCCCTTCCTCATCTTCCAGTGCTTCGACTTTTGTTTTCCCAGGTTCTTTCACTTTTACTCCTTCTGAAGCAAGGCACAtctaaaataagtttaaaaacAGTCCCATGAAACAAACATCAACTGTTAACATCACTTACTTATACTAATAGGAGCATTTAATAGGGAATCTCTCTGGCATTTTAGTTTAGGAAAGCAAACTGTGCTACAGTACTGAGAAACAGGCTGAAGACATGCTGAAACTGATGCAATGGGATGAAGGCTAAGTGCTAGAATAAGGCTGGTAGGTTCATGGCTCTAACAGAAAAAGACTCCATCTGATCTCAGTGGTGTTTCCTTTAAGGCTCTTTATATCCTCTGGAAACCCACTGCTAGACAGATTTTCAGAATATCTGAAATGCAACAGAACAGATTATCTCTGACTATACCACAGACAATCTACTTGGAATCTCACATCCATTCCCACTTTAACTTTCAAATGTCCCTAATACAATTCTTTGTTTTCCAAATGGCCTtgaaggagggaggaaaaaaatgtttaatgaaTCTCcctgagattatttttttacttgaatgtaagaaataatttgaaagGTAGTAAAAAAGCCTCCCAAATCTTTCTTCTCATGTCACACGCTTATTTTGCAAAGAATTGCAAAACAGCAGTGGTTGCCATGGTTATCTCCTCCTGGAGATAACACTAATGGAAACCAAAATCCTTTTACTATCTGGGGAACATCGATATTCAGAAAAAGAGCTGTCAGAAGGTCCTCAAACTGCCATGTTCCTGAAGCAATGACTTAGGAGATCCTCTCTGTTTTGGATCACCTGTAAGCTATGTGGACACATCTACAGAAGGTAGTCTTTCATGGCACCAACCAACTGCCCTTGGGAAGACATGCTTTGTTCTTACTGTTCTCTCTCACAGCCCCCAAGCTGAATTCCCagtgcagtttttttttttttttttagaacaaATGTCAATCAGTCACCTGGAGCAAAACCAGATGGAAGAGGCTTGATTAGAACCAGACATCAGAAGGTTCCCGCAGCTCAGCCCACAGGCCATGTGGTCAGTATGGATGTACCTCCTCAAGACACCTGGGTTCTCTTTAGGTCCATTTTAGATTTCTCAAATTGGCaaggctttttttccttgcaaactAAAAAAGTCTCTCATACCAATTTATCTAAGAACATAACACCAACAATTGGGATGTTTTTGTCGCAGGTTTCCAAAATTCTTGCTGCACAAGGTAGAAATTACTGATCTGGCTCAGGACAAGCCAGGCTGAGCACTGTAAAGCACCAGAGCTTGGGCAACACACAGTATCTACTGGGAAGCAGGTTAGACTAGGCAAAGGAGAACTTCACAACTGTGCTGACCTGGATTCTTGGTACAAAGGTACTTCTGTGACTTTTTTACTACACTGCAATGTTAAGCACAGCCTGTGATTTTTCAAAAGCTAAAGCTCAATATTTAAGATGGAGCTCACTGGACTAAGAATATTTTGTCAATTCAACATACACCCCATAggcaattaattttttctttttatacatTTGCTGCTTCTGCAATAGTCAGTAGTACAGAGCTATAGATGtggctacaaaaaaaaaagtgacttcTGTCTTGTCAGAAAATAAACTTGGAATTAAACAATCTTCAAGATTGGGAAAGCTTAAAAAAAGTGTTTAgaaacaaaaaaggcaaaatttctGCTCCCAGAAGGAAGATCTGCTGAGAGTATCACAGCAGAACTTCTATAGAAGTTATTGACCTGTTAGTtcacctgaaaaataaaatgggcatgaaaagcaaaaataactGAAAGCAGCTCATAACCATTAACATGAATTTGTAATGGCAATGCCCGAATTTGATAACACAGTCATCCTGTCATCCTCTCAACTATTTGTGTCCCTCAGCTAAACCCTAAAACCTCAAAGCCTAAACTAAGAAACTGAATCAAGTTAACTGCAACCAAGTCCCTTTCCTATTCTCAGCTGCATCAGAATCTTAGAAACCTCTATGGTGATGGCTAATCTGGGGAAATCTTGACTTGTGGCATCTGAGCCATGATAATTTATGGTTCTATAAGCAGCAGAGCAATTATAACTGTATCACTGTTCTGCCTTGCAGACTTTGGCAATCAATAGCTTTAACTTCTCCACCCTATTGCACCTGGGGCAATTAGTCACCAGTGGTTTAGTATTACCTCTGCCAGCTGAAATAATGCTGATGTTCCACACTGTTTTGTTAAATCAGAAGGCCCTGAATGGGATGTAGTTGAAGAAATCTATGGAGAGAAAAATCAacacaaagaaaacattctTTGATCACTACTAATTCTTTTATGTTTATGACACAGCTTTTCAATGGACTGTTTCCCCCTTCCCAAAATTAATTCTGAAGATTATATACTAAAAAGGAAGTGTAGACCTGTGCATGCTGGCATGAATAAAAGCCCACTCCAACACTACTATGGTGGATAATGCCACTGTATGCTAAATAATACTtgcagatttggggtttttcttgaCAGGACTCCCTTTGAGGAACAGGATGATCTGAAACACGTGCTCTCTCACACAAGAACAGACTCCAGCTTTAAGCAACAATCTACACTAGCATGCAACCCAGCTGGTGGTGTTTTTAAAGGCTTAATAGGACACTGGATTCcaaaatttttaattctttcatttCAGTATCATAGGTTAAGGAGGCTACTTCTTTCCCGTTATGGTATTGCCTTTTGGTGTCCTGTAGGACTCATATAAAAGAGATGCTCTGAACCCAAAGTTAAGCAGAAGCCCTCAAGCCTTTGGTAATCTTTAGTATTCCTAAAGAATACTCCTCAGAATAAAAGGAGGCTGTCAATGCAAGCATGTAGCTGATTATCCTCCAGAATCTTTTTCCTGTATCAGGCGATGATCCTCTTCAGTACTTTAGAGTGTTTTGTACCAGTTTTGAGCTAGGTGCAAGGAAATGATCTTTTTCTAAACAAATTTAAAGTATCAGTATCAGGATTGGTCATTAgtatgaaaaaaatgttattttttttaacaacatATCCTGTCATCTCTGACCAGGCTTTTGGGTTTCTTATACCTCCTTCTTTAGGCTGCATAAGAAAGTGAAGTTATAAGAGACTGGGGAACCAAAGTATTTTACACTCTTTtgtctctccctgtccccagaaaCTCAGTTTTCATTGCTCTCAACCAACATAGTCGATCGCAGAATTTGGCCTGTCATTGCcataaaggaaataaacaaaaaacaacactgTCTCTACATCTCCAGGAAGGTGCAGCTCTTCACAGTGCCTCCCAAGCTCTGACCATCAGAGCTCAAGCCTCCCCATGCTGCTGATAGCCAGGTGCTGTTAGTGCTGTGATGTGGCCTCCTTGCCTTGGTGAGGTGATGCTCCATTCCTGCACCACCTCCCTTCACTCTCCTGCCTCCACACTGAAGGCTAAAGACAGAGCAAGGGACTCTGCAGAGCTGAACAGCAACAGCCTCCCAGGCTTTAGAATACAGAGTGGCTCCAACCATTTTTAGAAACTTAGAAATCCTCAGaagttttagaaaataattaaaccccctttctccattttattttaatcaccATCTGTGAAATATTGTGAAATATCAAAAAGGAAGGGatagggaagagggaaaaaaaaagaagataaaattgTATAATCTACATAGCAAAGAGATGAaggaagagcagagcagtgTGGTATGCTGTGGAAAACAGGCCCCTACGCACCAGACAGTTGCCATGCCAACAGCATGGAAACAGTAGTTCAGTCCCCTCCAGTGCACAGCATTTGCAGTGTGGAGTTACAGCAGCATAGCACAGCTGTCTGCCAAATCCACTTGGAAACTAAGACACCCTCAAGGTGATTATGAACATGGTTTATTTGGGATGCTCCACACCAGGGACTGAACTGCTATCTGAAAACTTAAGCTGAATCTCTCACATATCATTTATTCAACTATGATCCAACATTGGAGATctccaaaactggagaaaaaaaagaagaaaaaaatcaatagcaCTGATGTTCTACAAGAGCTAGAGACATGGAGAATATGCCTAGCACATCTGCTGTGTTTTTCCCTGTCTGAATCACAGTCTTTAACATCCATTTTGTGTATTAAATTAGGCTTGCAGGAATCCATCTGAGCAATCACTGAGAGCTCACAGAAACCTGTCCAACACACAACGCCACGCTGCCAGACTTAGCTTCACTTTTTCTGCCACCTGCAGTACAAACTGTGCACTCCTGTGGAAAAGTGTCTGTCCTTCTAATAAATTAGGGCTTCACAAGTTTCATAGTCACATCACAACTTCTAATGCCGACTTCTAAAAATCAGGCTGCTCATGGCAATAAGCCTTACTTCAGAACAGCACTACTCAGCTTTCTGCTGTCCTGTTAGAGGCCATGTTAGAAACTTCTGATGTCCCTAAGTAAATACTACCAGCCATTCTGCTGTCCCAGAGCTGCAACAGCCAAATACCCTTATGGATCACTGATCACAGTTAGGTGTAATCACCCTtgcacaggcactgctggcagTAGAGCACATAACCACAAACTCTGCTACTGCCAGAGACTGCCTGTACAATAAGGCAGATTTTCTTCCACTCATTTAAGTTCCTATAAAGCTGCAATCTTGCAACACTATCCATAGAGCAAGACATGAAATACTTTAATTTCAATGCTTCCAACCTCTGCCTTTTTCCTGAGAGGGACTGATCTTACCAGCAAGAATATAGGGCTGGTTGCAACTGGACAGGATCCAGAGAACCATCTTCCTTACTAAAATAGGATgtgaatttgaaataaaaaactaCAACACCACAACAAAAAAAGGGTACAAGTAATGTGCTAGCATACTCCTTTATTTGTCTTTGAATACAGCATGTATCTTCATCTTTCAATCATCACAAAGAATAGCATCTGCACATCAAACCTCAGAGATTTTTCAGTGACATCCATATGAAAGAGAAGACCTCTACAAGGTTGTATTTAAGACTCACAGAGAATTTCTAGGACTTTGAGGAAACCTGACCCAGCATTCTTGATTACTGCTGACAGCTGCCAATTTCAGAATTTAATACACTTCATCAACTTCCAACTCTTCATACAGATTCCTGATGACCTCAAAGTCtacttttcttttcctattctCAGTCCCTGATTAAGCAATGCAATCATTATAactaaagctttatttttttaatcctggtATCCAGCTCCTCATTAAGAATACTGTTATCTCCTATCTTTGCTGCTCTCCTGAGAACTGTTTTTATAAAGCTAACTTTCCTAAAAAGAAGTGTAACTTTCTGTGCTGTCTCTAAGAAAATAAGCACATTCACAAGTGTCTAAAAGACTAGGTCCCTGGGACCATAGCCACTGCCTACTTCTCTTGGTATGTCATTATTTACTAATCTATGTTTCTGGAAACATCAAACTTGATACTAGAGCAAACCTTAAACAATCCATACTTTTTTTGTAGAAAAGTTATACACACAAACCCCTTCTGACACTACTGGGTATAACTTTACCTCTGCCAACTGGAAGAGTGCCGACTTCCCACAGTGCTTTGCTGGCTCGGGACTTGGCAGCTGGGAAGTATTTGATGAGATCTAGGTTACAAATgaacagaggagaaa carries:
- the BBX gene encoding HMG box transcription factor BBX isoform X4, encoding MKGSSRNKDHSTEGEGTGKRPKRKCLQWHPLLAKKLLDFSEEEEEEEEEEDIDKVPLLGPDGLEQDADETEDDESSEQRARRPMNAFLLFCKRHRSLVRKEHPRLDNRGATKILADWWSVLDPKEKQKYTDMAKEYKDAFMKANPGYKWCPTTNKPLKTLASSVTNRKKLWAIASDSAKDLPSPRKVTKSEEMPQLNFGMADPTQMGGLSMLLLAGEHALTAHEVSSSTCQPDTSNSTEACQKSSLFQFAEISSNMSQPGVLGAVKQTEESALFQFAEISSNTSQLPSPEPAKHCGKSALFQLAEISSTTSHSGPSDLTKQCGTSALFQLAEMCLASEGVKVKEPGKTKVEALEDEEGEVSEDMEVELENTIVKDSSNGKVEQSEIEKMQNPDETKDEESETAKCRDFTSLAMESSPFERKDNTKDHTCRSPELFMSEITILGLKPEKIKKKKKKNKLDRHTNEKSTPKKSCKKRQSSESDIESVMYTIEAVAKGDWGAERLADTPRKKTRPVSNVKGSMLDTKSPKKKVKSKEKKTSKEKPMETTKESKPPDFLSIEAGKEVPCEASDNIKVEPLTPTEEVVPQSLPEQVKTEDSDCVKKIETCGSRKSERSCKGALYKTLVSEGMLTSLRANVDRGKRSSGKGNSSDHEGCWNEEIWAFSPSGTSGSKKLKKTKPKEEFVFGLAKLEEEFAKKFNSLPQYSPITFDRKNSAVSKKKRKIGSGSCELPKSNKAILLEDRNSSESAWKNKNSISTLNTPEPAMMHEPLVGSQKRKARKTKITHLVRTADGRVSPAAGTLEEKPKELPQSSLQKSSSAETDCNSECSRNTETEENHSITSDMPAVSAFFSLAALAEVAAMENVHRSQRATPLPHDGQPNEMSQAPVLISCADQ
- the BBX gene encoding HMG box transcription factor BBX isoform X6, producing the protein MKGSSRNKDHSTEGEGTGKRPKRKCLQWHPLLAKKLLDFSEEEEEEEEEEDIDKYKDAFMKANPGYKWCPTTNKPLKTLASSVTNRKKLWAIASDSAKDLPSPRKVTKSEEMPQLNFGMADPTQMGGLSMLLLAGEHALTAHEVSSSTCQPDTSNSTEACQKSSLFQFAEISSNMSQPGVLGAVKQTEESALFQFAEISSNTSQLPSPEPAKHCGKSALFQLAEISSTTSHSGPSDLTKQCGTSALFQLAEMCLASEGVKVKEPGKTKVEALEDEEGEVSEDMEVELENTIVKDSSNGKVEQSEIEKMQNPDETKDEESETAKCRDFTSLAMESSPFERKDNTKDHTCRSPELFMSEITILGLKPEKIKKKKKKNKLDRHTNEKSTPKKSCKKRQSSESDIESVMYTIEAVAKGDWGAERLADTPRKKTRPVSNVKGSMLDTKSPKKKVKSKEKKTSKEKPMETTKESKPPDFLSIEAGKEVPCEASDNIKVEPLTPTEEVVPQSLPEQVKTEDSDCVKKIETCGSRKSERSCKGALYKTLVSEGMLTSLRANVDRGKRSSGKGNSSDHEGCWNEEIWAFSPSGTSGSKKLKKTKPKEEFVFGLAKLEEEFAKKFNSLPQYSPITFDRKNSAVSKKKRKIGSGSCELPKSNKGSFQSQKKNLFHKIISKFKHRKKLNVPDTAILLEDRNSSESAWKNKNSISTLNTPEPAMMHEPLVGSQKRKARKTKITHLVRTADGRVSPAAGTLEEKPKELPQSSLQKSSSAETDCNSECSRNTETEENHSITSDMPAVSAFFSLAALAEVAAMENVHRSQRATPLPHDGQPNEMSQAPVLISCADQ
- the BBX gene encoding HMG box transcription factor BBX isoform X8, with protein sequence MKGSSRNKDHSTEGEGTGKRPKRKCLQWHPLLAKKLLDFSEEEEEEEEEEDIDKVPLLGPDGLEQDADETEDDESSEQRARRPMNAFLLFCKRHRSLVRKEHPRLDNRGATKILADWWSVLDPKEKQKYTDMAKEYKDAFMKANPGYKWCPTTNKPLKTLASSVTNRKKLWAIASDSAKDLPSPRKVTKSEEMPQLNFGMADPTQMGGLSMLLLAGEHALTAHEVSSSTCQPDTSNSTEACQKSSLFQFAEISSNMSQPGVLGAVKQTEESALFQFAEISSNTSQLPSPEPAKHCGKSALFQLAEISSTTSHSGPSDLTKQCGTSALFQLAEMCLASEGVKVKEPGKTKVEALEDEEGEVSEDMEVELENTIVKDSSNGKVEQSEIEKMQNPDETKDEESETAKCRDFTSLAMESSPFERKDNTKDHTCRSPELFMSEITILGLKPEKIKKKKKKNKLDRHTNEKSTPKKSCKKRQSSESDIESVMYTIEAVAKGDWGAERLADTPRKKTRPVSNVKGSMLDTKSPKKKVKSKEKKTSKEKPMETTKESKPPDFLSIEAGKEVPCEASDNIKVEPLTPTEEVVPQSLPEQVKTEDSDCVKKIETCGSRKSERSCKGALYKTLVSEGMLTSLRANVDRGKRSSGKGNSSDHEGCWNEEIWAFSPSGTSGSKKLKKTKPKEEFVFGLAKLEEEFAKKFNSLPQYSPITFDRKNSAVSKKKRKIGSGSCELPKSNKGSFQSQKKNLFHKIISKFKHRKKLNVPDTDLHPPSRSS